The nucleotide window GATGGCCTCCCGCGGCAACCGGGACGAGCTGGTGATCGCCACCAAGGTCGGCGCCCACCCCGACTTCAAGGGGCTGCGCGCCGGGACGATCAAGAGCGCGGTGGAGCACTCGCTGCGCCGGCTGCGTACCGACCGCATCGACCTGTACTACACCCACTACGACGACCCGGACACGCCCGTCGAGGAGTTCCTCGGCGCCCTCGACTCCCTGGTCGAGGAGGGCAAGGTCCGGCACATCGGCGCCTCCAACATCAGCGCCGAGCGGCTGTCCGAGGCGCTGGCCGCCTCCAAGCGCGAGGGGCTCGCCTCCTACGTGGCGCTCCAGCCGCACTACAACCTCGTCGAGCGCGACGCGTACGAGGGGCCGCTGGCCGAGGTGGTCGCCGAGCACGGGCTGTCGGCGGTGCCGTACTACGCGCTCGCCTCCGGCTTCCTGACCGGCAAGTACCGTCCCGGTGCCGAGGTGGACAGCGCGCGGGCCGGTAGCGCCGCCCGGTACCTGGAGGGCGAGAAGGGGCCGCGGGTGCTGGCCGCGCTGGACGAGGTGGCACGGGCGCACGACGCCGCGCCGGCCACGGTGGCGCTGGCCTGGCTCGCCGCCCAGCCGACGGTGGCCGCGCCGATCGCCAGCGCCCGCACGGTGGACCAGCTGCCCGCGCTGACGGCCGTGGCGGAGCTCACGCTGACCGAGCAGGAGCTGGCCAGGCTCACCGAGGCGTCCGCCTGACACGACACGTCTTCGACGACCGCGCCCGTCCTCGTCCCGGAGGGCGGGCGCGGCCCTTTACGCCCTCTTTACCGCCCGGTACGAAGATTCATTTGCGTGTAGCAACTAACCAGGCTTACAGTTGCTTCAGGCAACTAGTCCTGGCTGGGAGTGTTCATGGCGACGCAGGAGCAGTGCGCGGAGCTGGTACGGCATTTCAGCGGACTGAGCGCGGTCAGCAGAGGGCTCGGCCGCGCGTTGCCGCCGGAGTGCCCACCCGCCTCGGTGGCGGTCCTGACCCTGCTCGCCCGGTACGGCGAGATGCGGACGGGCCGGCTGTCCGAGCGGCTGGGGGTGGACATGTCGGTGACCAGCCGGCACGTCGCCTATCTCGCGGACCGCGGGTGGATCGACCGCCACCCCGACCCACAAGACAAAAGATCACGGCTGCTGCGGCTGACGCCCCTCGGTGAACAGGCGCTGCGCGAGGCGTCCGACCGGATCGCCGAGGCGCTCGCCGACTTCCTCCGGGACTGGACCGACGAGGACGTCTCGCAGCTCGCCACGCTCATGGCCCGGCTGCGCGCCAGCTTCGGGGACTGCCGGCCACGAGCGGCCCACCCGAACGCGTCCCGCACCGGCGGCTGACGCGGCACCGAAAGCAAGAAGCAGGACGGCACGACGCGTCACGGCCCATGGCGGCACGCGCGTCCACGGCACCACACCGCCCGCACGGCGTGGTGCCACGGCCATGACGCGGACTGGAGAAGGAGACGATGGCAACGACCACACCACCCGGTGTGCGGAAGGCGGGCCCCAAGCACGGGCCCGCCGACCCCAAGCACGGAACGCACGGCCACCACCACGGCGGTGCCCCGGCCCCGATGACCCACCGGCAGATCCTGGAGGCGCTCTCCGGGCTGATGCTCGGCATGTTCGTGGCGGTGCTCTCCTCCACGATCGTCTCCACCGCGCTGCCGACCATCCTCGCCGACATCGGCGGCGGCCAGAGCGCCTACAC belongs to Streptantibioticus cattleyicolor NRRL 8057 = DSM 46488 and includes:
- a CDS encoding MarR family winged helix-turn-helix transcriptional regulator, with protein sequence MATQEQCAELVRHFSGLSAVSRGLGRALPPECPPASVAVLTLLARYGEMRTGRLSERLGVDMSVTSRHVAYLADRGWIDRHPDPQDKRSRLLRLTPLGEQALREASDRIAEALADFLRDWTDEDVSQLATLMARLRASFGDCRPRAAHPNASRTGG
- a CDS encoding aldo/keto reductase → MARIGSSDLDVFPLALGGNVFGWTADERESFAVLDAYRAAGGNFIDTADVYSIWAEGNPGGTSETVLGNWMASRGNRDELVIATKVGAHPDFKGLRAGTIKSAVEHSLRRLRTDRIDLYYTHYDDPDTPVEEFLGALDSLVEEGKVRHIGASNISAERLSEALAASKREGLASYVALQPHYNLVERDAYEGPLAEVVAEHGLSAVPYYALASGFLTGKYRPGAEVDSARAGSAARYLEGEKGPRVLAALDEVARAHDAAPATVALAWLAAQPTVAAPIASARTVDQLPALTAVAELTLTEQELARLTEASA